From Portunus trituberculatus isolate SZX2019 chromosome 50, ASM1759143v1, whole genome shotgun sequence, the proteins below share one genomic window:
- the LOC123499694 gene encoding uncharacterized protein LOC123499694, whose protein sequence is MLQRTCLVLAVVVMVVVVRQAAAEPHYKVYDKDDDCSTTILYTTTKGETTKTVHQARYVITSTKTVTETTHGDHYQYGHVHTKTVTENCDDHTHTKYVLKPVTVTDSITKYEDKEKTVTHLKETTETVTKTHCGYGYRHY, encoded by the exons ATGTTGCAGCGGACGTGCTTGgtgctggctgtggtggtgatggtggtggtggtgaggcaggcGGCAGCAGAGCCCCACTACAAGGTGTATGATAAGGATGATGACTGCTCCACCACCATtctgtacaccaccaccaagggAGAA ACGACCAAAACAGTTCACCAGGCGCGATATGTCATCACCTCCACTAAGACGGTGACGGAGACCACGCACGGCGACCACTACCAGTACGGCCACGTGCATACCAAGACCGTGACGGAGAACTGCGACGATCACACCCACACTAAGTACGTGCTGAAGCCTGTGACGGTGACGGACAGCATCACCAAGTACGAGGACAAAGAGAAGACTGTAACGCACCTGAAGGAGACCACGGAGACGGTCACCAAGACGCACTGTGGTTACGGCTACCGGCACTACTGA